In Massilia antarctica, the following are encoded in one genomic region:
- the flgC gene encoding flagellar basal body rod protein FlgC, with protein sequence MDQHSLFQISASGMAVEKLRLDVTTANLANMHSTAGAGKALYRPLQVISRAVPLTFSEQMGQIASGGAEVASIAPQDVAPRMVFEPAHPDADAKGFVAYPGVNQTSEMMTMLSALRAYEANVVAMNAAKTMASRALEIGGQS encoded by the coding sequence ATGGATCAACATAGCCTGTTTCAGATCAGCGCCAGCGGCATGGCGGTCGAGAAACTGCGCCTCGATGTCACCACCGCCAACCTGGCCAATATGCACAGCACGGCCGGCGCCGGCAAGGCCCTGTACCGGCCGCTGCAAGTCATTTCGCGCGCCGTGCCGCTGACGTTTTCGGAGCAGATGGGGCAAATCGCCAGCGGCGGCGCCGAGGTGGCCAGCATCGCGCCCCAGGACGTGGCGCCGCGCATGGTCTTCGAGCCGGCCCACCCGGACGCCGACGCCAAGGGCTTCGTGGCTTACCCGGGGGTGAACCAGACCTCGGAAATGATGACCATGCTGAGCGCCTTGCGCGCCTACGAGGCGAACGTGGTGGCCATGAACGCGGCCAAGACCATGGCCTCGCGCGCGCTTGAAATCGGCGGCCAGTCATGA
- a CDS encoding flagellar basal body L-ring protein FlgH: MGRFGQAVGLLCAAAMLGGTAQATSLYQEGSYKALASDQKARRRGDLVTIMVVENSSATSTANTTARRGASINAEVELPHKARGVGIQTNNNMDGRGQTVREGKVLAQITVVVKDVTDNGDLLVAGEQLLEVNNERQQIRVEGRIRTQDLSDTNVVLSTRIADAKISYVGAGDLSDKQRPGWWQQVLTWFGM; encoded by the coding sequence ATGGGACGGTTCGGACAGGCAGTGGGCTTGCTGTGCGCGGCCGCCATGCTCGGCGGCACCGCCCAGGCGACCAGCCTGTACCAGGAGGGCAGCTACAAGGCGCTCGCCTCGGATCAGAAAGCGCGGCGCCGCGGCGACCTGGTGACCATCATGGTGGTCGAAAATTCGAGCGCGACCAGCACCGCCAACACGACGGCGCGGCGCGGCGCCAGCATCAATGCCGAAGTCGAGCTGCCGCACAAGGCGCGCGGGGTCGGCATCCAGACCAATAACAATATGGATGGCCGCGGCCAGACCGTGCGCGAGGGCAAGGTGCTGGCGCAGATCACGGTCGTGGTCAAGGACGTCACCGACAACGGCGACTTGCTGGTGGCCGGCGAGCAGTTGCTCGAAGTGAACAATGAACGCCAGCAGATCCGGGTCGAAGGGCGCATCCGCACCCAGGACTTGAGCGACACGAACGTGGTCTTATCGACCCGCATCGCGGACGCGAAGATCAGTTATGTCGGCGCCGGCGACTTGTCGGATAAACAAAGACCTGGCTGGTGGCAGCAGGTATTGACGTGGTTTGGAATGTGA
- the flgB gene encoding flagellar basal body rod protein FlgB — protein sequence MPINFDQSLSAIVGVALDATTMRHQAIAHNIANVNTPGYQAMGVSFEGSLAQARAEVQAGRPLTPSMLADLQPRMETADSGAVSLEMEIAHLSENTLQHQTLLKMLSRHYANLRTAITDGKS from the coding sequence ATGCCTATCAATTTCGACCAGAGCCTGAGCGCCATCGTCGGCGTCGCGCTCGACGCGACCACCATGCGCCACCAGGCCATCGCGCACAATATCGCCAACGTCAACACCCCCGGCTACCAGGCGATGGGAGTGAGCTTCGAGGGCAGCCTGGCGCAGGCGCGCGCCGAAGTGCAGGCCGGCCGTCCGCTCACGCCCTCGATGCTGGCCGACCTGCAGCCGCGCATGGAAACGGCCGACAGCGGCGCCGTCTCGCTCGAAATGGAGATCGCGCACCTGTCCGAAAACACTTTGCAGCATCAGACCCTGCTCAAGATGCTGAGCCGGCATTACGCCAACCTGCGTACCGCCATCACCGACGGGAAATCATAA
- a CDS encoding EscU/YscU/HrcU family type III secretion system export apparatus switch protein, whose protein sequence is MSEQDSNRSEDATPHKLEEARKKGSVAKSADFTAMAVLAAMTACVYATAWDGFKQTMRLQLEMLAQLGRMDWQVDSVSVLLSNLAMGMLYVLAPLFMALAIAAVAANVAQTGPVFTMHPLVPDLNRISPVSGFKKIFSMRTVYESFKSIIKLIVLGFITWLVIVDLIPGLVGLTGLNPKAYARIMLDLAAALMVKLLLALLAIALIDLVFSRWEFAKRMRMSKRDVTDEHKNREGDPRIRSRIRELRQEMLKRSKALGNVAEADVLITNPTHLAVALSYQHGAHSAPHVIAKGAGEVALKMRQVARLHHIPIVENKLLARTLYREVAFDNYVPEKLYPQLAKIMVWVQAMRAARLRTAGVRA, encoded by the coding sequence ATGTCTGAGCAGGATTCGAATCGCAGCGAAGACGCGACCCCGCATAAGCTGGAGGAGGCGCGCAAGAAGGGATCGGTGGCCAAGAGCGCCGATTTCACCGCCATGGCCGTGCTCGCGGCGATGACGGCCTGCGTCTACGCGACCGCCTGGGATGGGTTCAAGCAAACCATGCGCCTGCAGCTCGAGATGCTGGCCCAACTGGGGCGCATGGACTGGCAGGTCGACTCGGTGTCGGTGCTGCTGTCGAACCTGGCCATGGGCATGCTGTACGTACTGGCGCCCCTGTTCATGGCGCTCGCGATCGCCGCGGTGGCCGCCAACGTCGCGCAGACCGGCCCGGTGTTTACGATGCATCCGCTGGTGCCGGACCTGAACCGGATCAGCCCGGTCAGCGGTTTCAAGAAGATTTTCTCGATGCGGACGGTGTACGAATCGTTCAAGAGCATTATCAAGCTGATCGTGCTCGGCTTTATCACCTGGCTGGTGATCGTCGACCTGATTCCCGGCCTGGTCGGCTTGACCGGCCTGAACCCGAAAGCCTATGCGCGCATCATGCTCGACCTGGCGGCGGCCCTGATGGTCAAGCTGTTGCTGGCCTTGCTCGCGATCGCGCTGATCGACCTGGTGTTTTCGCGCTGGGAATTCGCCAAGCGCATGCGCATGAGCAAGCGCGACGTCACCGACGAGCACAAGAACCGCGAAGGCGACCCGCGCATCCGCAGCCGGATCCGCGAATTGCGCCAGGAAATGCTCAAGCGCAGCAAGGCCCTGGGCAATGTCGCCGAGGCCGATGTGCTCATTACCAATCCGACCCACCTGGCGGTGGCCCTGAGCTACCAGCACGGCGCCCACAGCGCCCCGCACGTGATTGCCAAGGGTGCCGGCGAAGTCGCCCTGAAGATGCGCCAGGTGGCCCGTCTTCACCATATTCCGATTGTTGAGAACAAATTGTTGGCAAGAACCTTGTACCGCGAAGTTGCTTTCGATAATTACGTTCCGGAAAAATTGTATCCGCAGCTGGCCAAGATCATGGTCTGGGTGCAAGCCATGCGCGCGGCCCGCCTGCGCACGGCGGGAGTGCGCGCATGA
- a CDS encoding flagellar hook-basal body protein — MDALTIAGIAMQNDMQRMDSISQNLANVMTPGYKRSIPVSRAFADLMGGAASGAAALHDTTAAQVLDTSAGTLRATSNPMDIAIEGNGYFEVATEQGTAYSRQGTLQVDPRGRLCNGDGRALIGLGGEIVIAPGPFSVEADGKVKQNGQTVGQLKVVQFSNPQGLLPMGNGLLAQGDATVSDHNVAARVRTGFLENSNVSSPQEMIRLTETLRHFETMIKVAQGYEDVFQKTVSKLGEF, encoded by the coding sequence ATGGATGCGCTAACAATTGCTGGAATCGCGATGCAGAACGACATGCAGCGGATGGACAGCATCAGCCAGAACCTGGCCAACGTGATGACACCAGGCTACAAGCGCTCGATTCCGGTCAGCCGCGCCTTCGCCGACCTGATGGGCGGTGCGGCTTCCGGCGCCGCCGCCTTGCACGACACCACCGCCGCCCAGGTGCTCGACACCAGCGCCGGCACCTTGCGCGCCACCTCCAATCCGATGGATATCGCGATCGAGGGCAACGGCTACTTCGAGGTCGCCACCGAACAGGGCACCGCCTATTCGCGCCAGGGCACCTTGCAGGTCGACCCGCGCGGGCGCCTGTGCAACGGCGACGGCCGCGCCCTGATCGGCCTGGGCGGCGAGATCGTGATCGCGCCGGGACCGTTTTCGGTCGAGGCCGACGGCAAGGTCAAACAGAATGGCCAGACGGTCGGCCAATTGAAAGTGGTCCAGTTCAGCAATCCGCAGGGGCTCCTGCCGATGGGTAATGGCTTGCTGGCCCAGGGCGATGCCACGGTGTCCGACCATAACGTGGCGGCGCGCGTGCGCACCGGCTTTCTCGAAAATTCCAACGTCAGCTCGCCCCAGGAAATGATCCGCCTGACCGAAACCCTGCGTCATTTCGAGACCATGATCAAGGTCGCGCAAGGCTATGAAGATGTATTCCAAAAAACAGTCAGCAAACTCGGGGAGTTCTAA
- the flgG gene encoding flagellar basal-body rod protein FlgG, translating into MNDSLYIAATGMQAQQKNLDTIANNLANLTTPGFKTGRVNFQDMVYRMGQPAGAEGLSLAPSNDAHGTGVSVLSMSQQFTMGEMKKTDGMLDVAISGAGFFEVSLPDGTRAYSRGGALQVNADGFLSSPEGNMLKPGIHIGSDVKSVSIMADGKVMVQANGQNSASEVGMIDMASFSDPAGLTPLGQNLYKPSAKSGEPILGRPGENGVGTLAQGFTEMSNVNMINEMVSLMTAQRAYEMSVKVIQASDEMLAMSNNLRK; encoded by the coding sequence ATGAATGATTCACTGTATATCGCTGCCACAGGCATGCAAGCCCAGCAAAAAAACCTGGACACCATCGCCAACAACCTGGCCAATCTGACCACTCCCGGCTTCAAGACCGGGCGCGTCAATTTCCAGGACATGGTCTACCGCATGGGCCAGCCGGCCGGCGCCGAGGGGCTCAGCCTGGCGCCATCGAACGATGCCCACGGCACCGGCGTGTCGGTGCTGTCGATGTCGCAGCAATTCACCATGGGTGAAATGAAAAAGACCGATGGCATGCTCGACGTCGCCATCAGCGGCGCCGGTTTCTTCGAAGTGAGCCTGCCCGACGGCACCCGCGCCTATTCGCGCGGCGGCGCGCTGCAGGTCAACGCGGACGGCTTCCTCAGCTCGCCCGAAGGCAATATGCTCAAGCCGGGCATCCATATCGGCAGCGATGTCAAATCGGTATCGATCATGGCCGACGGCAAGGTGATGGTCCAGGCCAACGGCCAGAACAGCGCATCGGAAGTGGGCATGATCGACATGGCGAGCTTTTCCGATCCGGCCGGCCTGACCCCGCTCGGACAGAACCTGTACAAGCCTTCGGCCAAGTCGGGCGAACCGATACTCGGGCGGCCGGGCGAAAACGGCGTGGGCACCCTGGCGCAAGGCTTCACCGAAATGTCGAACGTGAACATGATCAACGAGATGGTCAGCCTGATGACGGCCCAGCGCGCCTACGAGATGAGCGTCAAGGTGATCCAGGCCTCGGACGAAATGCTCGCGATGAGCAATAACCTGCGCAAATAA
- the fliE gene encoding flagellar hook-basal body complex protein FliE → MTVDAIAALSALPSVAATGPGGVDAMFGATRPDTAAAPFETWFAKEVGAVNDKMIGAENEVKQVALGGEQSLHDVMIHLEEARLSFQLLAQVRNRLLEAYQDVMRMQV, encoded by the coding sequence ATGACGGTCGACGCCATCGCGGCGCTGAGCGCGCTGCCGAGCGTGGCCGCCACCGGGCCGGGCGGGGTCGATGCCATGTTCGGAGCGACCCGTCCGGACACCGCCGCCGCGCCCTTCGAGACCTGGTTCGCCAAGGAAGTGGGGGCGGTCAACGACAAGATGATCGGCGCCGAAAACGAAGTCAAACAAGTCGCGCTGGGCGGGGAACAAAGCCTGCATGACGTGATGATCCATCTGGAAGAGGCGCGTCTGTCGTTCCAGCTGCTGGCCCAGGTACGCAACCGTTTGCTCGAAGCGTACCAGGATGTCATGCGCATGCAGGTTTAG
- a CDS encoding flagellar basal body P-ring protein FlgI: MKKTIFLALLSLACFASASCHAQAIRIKDMGKIAGWRENALTGYGLVTGLAGTGDSGRSKSARQSLANMLSRFDIAVSADDIQSRNVATVMITASLPPFAREGDQLDISVSSVGDARSLVGGTLMSAPLKGPDGRVYALGQGAVTVGGYRYDMNGNVVQLNHPTVGAVPNGATIEVGVTNKLLSDRNTITFVLAEPDFTTASRIAAAINAQVGSEVADASDPAGVEIRVPEGRRKHLTDFLTTVENVRVEPDRRAKVVINERTGTVVSGGDVRISRVAISQGDLKVSIVTDNAVSQPDLLVQPGEAIRTATVANSRVNVEQKRETGYVAPNNATVADLVQALTRIKTNTRDIISILRAVKAAGALHAELIVQ, encoded by the coding sequence ATGAAGAAAACGATTTTCCTGGCCCTGCTGTCGCTGGCCTGTTTCGCGAGCGCGAGCTGCCATGCGCAGGCGATCCGCATCAAGGACATGGGCAAGATCGCCGGCTGGCGCGAGAATGCGCTGACCGGCTACGGCCTGGTGACCGGCCTGGCCGGCACCGGCGACTCGGGACGCAGCAAGAGCGCGCGCCAGTCGCTGGCGAACATGCTGTCGCGCTTCGACATCGCGGTCTCGGCCGACGATATCCAGAGCCGCAACGTGGCCACCGTGATGATCACGGCCAGCCTGCCGCCGTTCGCGCGCGAAGGCGACCAGCTCGACATCAGCGTCAGCTCGGTGGGCGACGCCCGCAGCCTGGTGGGCGGCACCCTGATGTCGGCGCCGCTCAAGGGCCCGGACGGGCGCGTGTATGCGCTCGGCCAGGGCGCGGTGACGGTGGGCGGCTACCGCTACGACATGAACGGCAACGTGGTGCAGCTGAACCACCCGACAGTGGGCGCGGTGCCGAACGGCGCCACCATCGAAGTGGGCGTGACCAACAAGCTGCTCAGCGATCGCAACACCATCACCTTCGTGCTGGCCGAGCCGGACTTCACCACCGCCAGCCGTATCGCCGCCGCCATCAATGCGCAAGTGGGCAGCGAAGTGGCCGACGCCAGCGATCCGGCCGGGGTCGAGATCCGGGTGCCGGAAGGGCGCCGCAAGCACCTGACCGATTTCCTCACGACCGTCGAAAACGTGCGCGTCGAGCCGGACCGCCGCGCCAAGGTCGTCATCAACGAGCGCACCGGGACCGTGGTCTCGGGCGGCGACGTGCGCATTTCGAGGGTGGCCATCTCGCAGGGCGACCTGAAGGTGTCGATCGTGACCGACAACGCTGTCTCGCAGCCGGACCTCTTGGTGCAGCCGGGCGAGGCGATCCGTACCGCGACCGTGGCCAACAGCCGGGTCAATGTCGAACAGAAACGCGAAACCGGCTATGTGGCGCCGAACAACGCCACCGTGGCCGACCTGGTGCAGGCGCTGACCCGCATCAAGACCAACACGCGCGACATCATCTCGATCCTGCGCGCCGTCAAGGCCGCCGGCGCGCTGCATGCCGAGCTGATTGTCCAATAA
- a CDS encoding flagellar biosynthetic protein FliR: MTLDIDPGWVAMVFLLWLRIGTLFIMMPMFTGLDKFVVLRVLFTLALSVVMAPQLGTAGVAAPMSMAALVGAALSEVAVGATLGFGALAAFGAFSVAGKILDIQSGFGIGSVFDPVTRTGSPLFAMMLNMLGVTVFFSVDGHHALMRGIAFSVSQVAPGAGLGSWPIDAVIRQFGLMFSLGVTVIAPVMFCLVLIEVGFAMTSRVLPQMNVFVVSIPVKIVAALAMLAMTITTVGASMGRIYAAIFSYWEQVLVNV, from the coding sequence ATGACGCTGGATATCGACCCGGGCTGGGTAGCGATGGTGTTTCTGCTATGGCTGCGCATCGGGACGCTGTTCATCATGATGCCGATGTTCACCGGCCTGGACAAGTTTGTCGTGCTGCGCGTGCTGTTCACCCTGGCCCTGAGCGTGGTGATGGCGCCCCAGCTGGGCACGGCCGGTGTGGCGGCGCCGATGAGCATGGCGGCCCTGGTCGGAGCGGCCCTGTCGGAAGTGGCGGTGGGCGCGACCCTGGGCTTTGGCGCGCTGGCCGCCTTTGGCGCATTTTCGGTGGCCGGGAAAATACTCGATATTCAAAGCGGCTTTGGTATCGGCAGCGTATTCGATCCGGTCACGCGGACCGGATCGCCCTTGTTTGCGATGATGCTCAATATGCTGGGAGTGACCGTGTTTTTCAGCGTGGATGGGCATCACGCATTAATGCGCGGGATCGCCTTTTCGGTAAGCCAGGTGGCGCCGGGCGCCGGTTTGGGCAGCTGGCCGATCGATGCGGTAATCCGCCAGTTCGGCCTGATGTTTTCTCTCGGGGTGACGGTGATTGCACCGGTGATGTTTTGCCTGGTGCTGATTGAAGTGGGTTTTGCGATGACTTCGCGGGTATTACCGCAGATGAATGTATTCGTAGTGAGTATTCCGGTGAAAATCGTCGCCGCGCTGGCCATGCTGGCGATGACGATTACCACCGTGGGTGCGTCGATGGGGCGGATATATGCCGCTATTTTCAGTTATTGGGAGCAGGTGTTGGTAAATGTCTGA
- the flhA gene encoding flagellar biosynthesis protein FlhA — protein sequence MNSLSKFFGRNTDLVMVALVVGVLAVLFAPIPSGLLDFLIITNFSFALLILLLTFYIAKPAEFSTFPSLLLIATLFRLSLNVAATRLILSDADAGHVIGAIGAFVVAGNYVIGLVVFLILVVVQYVVVTNGAQRVSEVAARFTLDSMPGQQMSIDADLNMGFIDQEEAKRRRKALEKESGFYGAMDGASKFVKGDAIAGIIIMLINLVGGLIIGVMQQGMAWGQALQTFSLLTVGDGIVTQVPALVIAVSTGLIVTRSASDGNLSNEVLRQLTSFPKTILMVVVVLGGILFMPGIPMLPVLVIMAMLVGLLLIIRRAARNGASAEAEADEKKDEEEESAYDMLQVDPIEVMVGTGLAHLFKEQTIFTDRISAIRKQYALESGMVLPRVRFRDSPQLGPNSYELNVFGVQSGKGEIMMDRTLAIQGGADSKGVQGIETREPTYGLPAVWIEDSEKETARKARYTLVDPATVFITHLSEVLKQQSAMLLTRTETERLLQRVRTVQPGLVEDLIPTVMSLGDVQKVLQNLLREKVSIRNLEAIAETLADNGRNNKDLVLLTEIVRQKLGPAICQSLMGEGSALNVLTLDPTIEHSLMQSVRAADANSRLVVEPKFAEQLLARLMAQSERMMKNNMMPVLLCSPDLRRHVRALSERVIPHMRILSLAEIPNSVNLKSFGSINLAEAVTR from the coding sequence ATGAATAGCCTGAGTAAATTCTTCGGCAGAAACACCGACCTGGTCATGGTTGCCCTGGTGGTGGGTGTGCTGGCGGTCCTGTTCGCACCGATTCCCTCGGGCTTGCTCGACTTCCTGATCATCACCAACTTCAGCTTCGCCCTGCTGATCCTGCTGCTGACCTTTTATATCGCCAAGCCGGCCGAGTTTTCGACCTTTCCCTCGCTGCTGCTGATCGCCACCCTGTTCCGTCTCTCGCTCAACGTCGCCGCCACCCGCCTGATCCTGTCGGACGCCGATGCCGGCCACGTGATCGGCGCCATCGGCGCCTTCGTCGTGGCCGGCAATTACGTGATCGGCCTGGTGGTGTTCCTGATCCTGGTGGTGGTGCAGTATGTGGTGGTGACCAACGGCGCCCAGCGCGTCTCGGAAGTGGCCGCCCGTTTCACCCTGGACAGCATGCCCGGACAACAGATGAGTATCGATGCCGACCTGAACATGGGTTTCATCGACCAGGAAGAAGCCAAGCGCCGCCGCAAGGCCCTGGAAAAGGAATCGGGCTTCTATGGCGCCATGGACGGCGCCAGCAAATTCGTCAAGGGCGACGCCATCGCCGGCATCATCATCATGCTGATCAACCTGGTGGGCGGCTTGATTATTGGCGTTATGCAACAAGGCATGGCCTGGGGCCAGGCCCTGCAAACCTTTTCCCTGCTCACCGTGGGCGATGGCATCGTGACCCAGGTGCCGGCCCTGGTGATTGCCGTCAGTACCGGCCTGATCGTCACCCGCTCGGCTTCCGACGGTAACCTCAGCAATGAAGTGCTGCGCCAGCTGACTTCCTTCCCAAAAACCATCCTGATGGTGGTCGTGGTACTCGGCGGCATCCTGTTCATGCCGGGCATTCCCATGCTGCCGGTGCTGGTCATCATGGCGATGCTGGTTGGCTTGCTGCTCATCATCCGCCGCGCCGCCCGCAACGGCGCCAGCGCCGAGGCCGAGGCCGACGAGAAAAAGGATGAGGAAGAGGAAAGCGCCTACGACATGCTGCAAGTCGATCCGATCGAAGTGATGGTTGGCACCGGCCTGGCCCACCTGTTCAAGGAACAGACCATCTTCACCGACCGCATCAGCGCCATCCGCAAGCAATATGCGCTCGAATCGGGCATGGTGTTGCCGCGCGTGCGTTTCCGCGATTCGCCCCAGCTGGGACCGAACTCCTACGAACTGAATGTGTTCGGGGTGCAGTCAGGCAAGGGCGAGATCATGATGGACCGTACCCTGGCGATCCAGGGCGGCGCCGATTCGAAGGGCGTGCAGGGCATCGAGACGCGCGAACCGACCTACGGCTTGCCGGCCGTGTGGATCGAGGATAGCGAAAAAGAAACGGCGCGCAAGGCGCGCTACACCCTGGTCGACCCGGCCACCGTGTTCATCACCCACCTGAGCGAAGTGCTCAAGCAGCAGTCGGCCATGCTGCTGACCCGCACCGAAACCGAGCGCCTGCTGCAGCGGGTGCGCACCGTGCAGCCGGGCCTGGTCGAAGACTTGATTCCGACCGTGATGTCCCTGGGCGATGTGCAGAAAGTCTTGCAAAACCTGTTGCGCGAAAAAGTTTCGATCCGCAACCTGGAAGCGATCGCCGAAACCCTGGCCGACAATGGACGGAACAACAAGGATCTGGTGCTGTTGACCGAAATCGTGCGCCAGAAGCTGGGGCCGGCGATCTGCCAGTCGCTGATGGGCGAGGGCAGTGCCCTCAACGTGCTGACCCTGGACCCGACCATCGAGCACAGCCTGATGCAAAGCGTGCGCGCGGCCGATGCCAACAGCCGCCTGGTGGTCGAACCCAAGTTCGCCGAGCAATTGCTGGCGCGCCTGATGGCCCAGTCGGAACGGATGATGAAGAACAATATGATGCCTGTGCTGTTGTGCTCGCCAGACCTGAGGCGCCATGTGCGCGCCCTGTCCGAGCGGGTCATTCCGCACATGCGCATCCTGTCGCTGGCGGAAATTCCGAACAGCGTCAACCTGAAGTCCTTCGGCTCGATCAATCTGGCCGAGGCGGTGACGCGATGA
- the flgA gene encoding flagellar basal body P-ring formation chaperone FlgA, whose product MSLPFPRLRAMTLLAACVLPLLCRAAAPVQLVLRADATVRGEQIVLADLLTVSADDAAVKAALDALRVGPAPRVGAVEQYGRPELERLMHARALPPGAELAWSGARAVKVRAAERLLTSEALQRAASEALQQHLGAAWAGAELRLAGPVADVTLPLGEPVLSTRIVDPAHARARQAVYVDVTVAGKLVRSVLVPFALKLSRVAYVARRDLAAGTVLSANDVEQQREDVSEVVDSMLPVPQLTPSARTVKAVARGQILLRSHLAQQGLVYRGDTVKLVLAEGGVSIETRAVAQQDGGMGQLVRVKPESSMEAISARVVGAGLVQAEGK is encoded by the coding sequence ATGTCCCTTCCTTTCCCGCGCCTGCGCGCCATGACCCTGCTGGCAGCCTGCGTGCTGCCGCTGCTGTGCCGGGCCGCCGCGCCCGTGCAGCTGGTCCTGCGCGCCGACGCCACCGTCAGGGGCGAGCAGATCGTGCTGGCCGACCTGCTCACGGTGAGCGCCGACGATGCCGCCGTCAAGGCCGCGCTCGATGCGCTGCGGGTCGGTCCGGCGCCGCGGGTGGGGGCGGTCGAGCAGTACGGACGGCCCGAGCTCGAACGGCTGATGCATGCGCGCGCGCTGCCGCCAGGCGCCGAGCTGGCCTGGAGCGGCGCCAGGGCGGTCAAGGTGCGCGCGGCCGAGCGTCTGCTCACGTCCGAGGCGCTGCAGCGCGCCGCCAGCGAGGCCTTGCAGCAGCATCTGGGCGCGGCCTGGGCCGGCGCCGAGCTGCGCCTGGCCGGACCCGTGGCGGATGTCACCCTGCCGCTGGGCGAGCCGGTGCTCTCGACCCGCATCGTCGACCCGGCGCATGCGCGCGCGCGCCAGGCGGTGTATGTGGACGTCACGGTGGCCGGCAAGCTGGTGCGCTCGGTGCTGGTGCCGTTCGCGCTCAAGCTCAGCCGCGTGGCGTATGTGGCGCGGCGCGATCTGGCGGCCGGCACGGTGCTCAGCGCCAATGACGTGGAACAACAGCGCGAGGATGTCTCGGAAGTGGTCGACAGCATGCTGCCGGTACCGCAACTGACCCCGTCCGCGCGCACGGTGAAAGCGGTCGCGCGCGGCCAGATCCTGTTGCGCAGCCATCTGGCGCAGCAAGGCCTGGTGTACCGCGGCGACACGGTCAAGCTGGTACTGGCCGAGGGCGGCGTGTCGATCGAGACGCGCGCCGTGGCGCAACAAGACGGCGGGATGGGACAGCTGGTGCGGGTCAAGCCCGAATCGAGCATGGAAGCAATCAGCGCGCGCGTGGTAGGCGCCGGCCTGGTACAGGCAGAAGGAAAATAA
- the fliQ gene encoding flagellar biosynthesis protein FliQ — protein sequence MGVKSDVAVQLLADLLWNALLISAPLLGITLVVGLAVSVLQVVTQVQEMSLTYIPKIIAAVLVLVAFGPWMLNRLLGFSASLIRNIPNYF from the coding sequence ATGGGTGTGAAGTCTGACGTTGCTGTACAACTGCTCGCCGATCTGCTGTGGAATGCCCTGTTGATTTCCGCCCCGCTGCTGGGCATCACCCTGGTGGTGGGCCTGGCGGTCAGCGTGCTGCAGGTGGTTACTCAAGTCCAGGAGATGTCGCTCACCTATATACCGAAGATTATCGCGGCGGTGTTGGTGCTGGTGGCGTTTGGTCCATGGATGCTTAATCGGCTGCTTGGTTTTTCGGCGAGCCTGATCCGTAATATTCCCAATTATTTTTAA